The Nitrospiraceae bacterium genome segment ATTATCTCCATAATCAATCCAGCGCAATGGAAGTCCTTGTGTTCTGCAGACATAAGGCCGATGTTCATAAATTCTACATCCTTCTTTCTCGTCCAGAAACGCACACTTGCCTTCAGGATAAGGCTTTCCACTTTTGAGCAGATATTTATAATTGCTTTTTATGTTTTCTGCCTCAATTTCAAAAACAGTAATATCATCCATGCAGCATGAACTGCATCCATACTTGCAACTAAGTCTTTGCCTGTGAATCTCATGAAGTTTTTTGACAAAAATGTCTAATTCATTGTAAAAATCATCTATTGTTTTTAGTGCTTTTATTTTCTTGTGCATAATCTTAATTCTATCAAAAATTTAACAACAAGGCTATAAGCTGAATTAATGGCACTATAAATTTAACAAAATTGTAAAAACCTAATTCTTCATTGACAATCGATTAAATAGTCTTATATATTTATCAGTCGTTTTAATTTGCTGTTTTTAAATTTTTCAGCTAATTCAACTAAAGATTGGGAAGAGGAACTTATGAAAGATGTGCAGTTCATGATCCTTAGGAAGGAAAACTTTAACGGTTTTATCTCTCAGCTCGCAAAGACGCAGAAGGTAATGGCGCCTGTTGCAAAAGGTAACAAGAGTTTCGTCTTTGAGGAAGTCACATCAGGGGACCAGATTTCTCTAAAATATATTCCAACAGTGCTGCCTCCAAAAAAATTCTTCATGCCTCAGAGAGAACCACTTGTTGAGTTCGATCAGGCAAAAGGGCTTGAGATGCAGGCAATTGTTGAGCAGGAAAAGATGGTGCTCTTCGGAGTTCATACCTGCGACCTAGCAGGAATTCAGTGTCTTAACATGGTATTTTCTGAAAGACCAAAGGATTATAATTATCTCACAAGAAAGTACAAGATAAACATCATAGGGCTCGGCTGCAATGAATATTGCGATGAGCATGCAAGCTGCAACCTTGTTAACGCAAATGTGCCTAATGGAGGATATGACTTATTCTTCTCAGACGTTGGCGACTATTTCATTGTGCATATAAATACTCATGCAGGCGATGAGATAATAGAACAGACAAAGTTTTTCGAGCCTATTGCAAAAGAGAATATGCAGGATTTGGTTAACCTTCGTGAAAAGAAAAAAAATATTTTTAAAAATGAAATCCCGATTGAATCGCGCGATATTGCAGAGCTTTTTGATAAGTCTTTTGAAAGTCCTGTATGGGAAGAGGTTGGAGAGAGATGTCTTTCTTGCGGAAACTGCACAAATGTATGTCCGACCTGTTACTGTTTTGATATTATTGACGAGGTAAATTTGGATCTTAAGAGCGGCAAGCGTTATCGAAAATGGTATTCATGCCAGCTTGACCCATTTGCTCTTGTAGCAGGCGGTGAAAATTTCAGAAAGTCCAGGGCTGCAAGGCAGAAACATCGTTATTACAGAAAATTCAAATATCCTGTCAGTAAATTTTCAAGATTCTTTTGCACTGGATGCGGAAGATGCACCAGAACATGCATGGCAGGGATCAGTCTCAAAGAAACTCTGAACAACTTGATAAAGGAGAGAGTGAACAAGCTATGGATAAAGTGGCTATAAAAGATTCCAAATACATTCCCAAAAAAGCCCAGATAATAAAAGTCACACAGATGACTCCGCATGAAAAGTTCTTTCATCTTGTGCTAGAAGGCGGAGAAAGCCTTGACCATGAACCGGGTCAGTTTATTATGGTTTCAGTTGTAGGCGTTGGGGAAGTTCCTGTTTCTGTATGTTCATCACCGTCAAGAAGAGGCTCATTTGATTTATGCGTAAGGGCGGTTGGCAAGGTTACCCGCTCTTTGCATA includes the following:
- a CDS encoding YkgJ family cysteine cluster protein; this translates as MHKKIKALKTIDDFYNELDIFVKKLHEIHRQRLSCKYGCSSCCMDDITVFEIEAENIKSNYKYLLKSGKPYPEGKCAFLDEKEGCRIYEHRPYVCRTQGLPLRWIDYGDNDEFVEMRDICSLNEKRINLEELKEDECWNIGPFEKKMAELQQALSCGQEMKRAALRSLFIKKD
- a CDS encoding 4Fe-4S dicluster domain-containing protein, whose product is MKDVQFMILRKENFNGFISQLAKTQKVMAPVAKGNKSFVFEEVTSGDQISLKYIPTVLPPKKFFMPQREPLVEFDQAKGLEMQAIVEQEKMVLFGVHTCDLAGIQCLNMVFSERPKDYNYLTRKYKINIIGLGCNEYCDEHASCNLVNANVPNGGYDLFFSDVGDYFIVHINTHAGDEIIEQTKFFEPIAKENMQDLVNLREKKKNIFKNEIPIESRDIAELFDKSFESPVWEEVGERCLSCGNCTNVCPTCYCFDIIDEVNLDLKSGKRYRKWYSCQLDPFALVAGGENFRKSRAARQKHRYYRKFKYPVSKFSRFFCTGCGRCTRTCMAGISLKETLNNLIKERVNKLWIKWL